The Candidatus Sulfotelmatobacter sp. genome has a window encoding:
- a CDS encoding stage II sporulation protein M, whose amino-acid sequence MRERFVASRRTRWDRLTALVDRAAGRGVRRLPAAEIDELALAYRAATSDLAIAQARGADPVVLDHLHRLVGRAHAVVYVATARSGWDRLWRFVAADFPREVRRSWAPIGFCALLTVVAAIVAYTAVAHDPANARALLPGMSLPAVDKALHDSNFGFDRANSPAVASAIITNNVRVAAIAFAGGMTAGILTGWIILENGLMVGVYGALFAQHGFGADFWATIAPHGVIELTSIQIAGGAGLLLAGGYVRPGRARRRDALLLAARRAATLIGGVALLLCVAGTIEGFISPQRLSIPAREEIGAVTGVLLLAYLVLAGRSRAPEPW is encoded by the coding sequence ATGCGTGAGCGCTTCGTGGCCTCGCGCCGCACGCGTTGGGACCGGCTGACGGCGCTGGTCGACCGCGCCGCGGGCCGCGGCGTGCGGCGGCTGCCGGCGGCCGAGATCGACGAGCTGGCGCTGGCGTACCGCGCCGCGACGAGCGACCTCGCGATCGCGCAGGCGCGCGGCGCCGACCCGGTCGTGCTCGACCACCTGCACCGTCTGGTCGGCCGCGCGCACGCCGTCGTCTACGTCGCCACCGCCCGCAGCGGATGGGACCGCTTGTGGCGCTTCGTCGCCGCCGACTTTCCGCGCGAAGTGCGGCGCTCGTGGGCGCCGATCGGCTTCTGCGCGCTGCTGACGGTCGTGGCGGCGATCGTCGCCTACACGGCGGTCGCGCACGATCCGGCCAACGCGCGCGCGCTGCTGCCCGGCATGTCGCTGCCGGCCGTCGACAAGGCGCTGCACGACAGCAACTTCGGTTTCGACCGCGCCAACTCGCCGGCGGTCGCCAGCGCGATCATCACCAACAACGTCCGCGTCGCCGCGATCGCGTTCGCCGGCGGGATGACGGCCGGGATCTTGACCGGCTGGATCATCCTCGAGAACGGCTTGATGGTCGGCGTCTACGGCGCGCTGTTCGCGCAACACGGTTTCGGCGCCGACTTCTGGGCGACCATCGCGCCCCACGGCGTCATCGAGCTGACGTCGATTCAGATCGCGGGCGGCGCGGGGCTGCTGCTCGCCGGCGGCTACGTGCGGCCCGGCCGCGCCCGCCGGCGCGACGCGCTGCTGCTGGCCGCGCGGCGCGCGGCCACGCTGATCGGCGGCGTCGCCCTGCTGCTGTGCGTGGCCGGCACGATCGAAGGCTTCATCTCGCCGCAACGCCTCTCGATCCCGGCCCGCGAGGAGATCGGCGCCGTCACCGGCGTCCTGCTGCTCGCCTATCTCGTCCTCGCAGGCCGCTCGCGAGCCCCCGAGCCCTGGTGA
- a CDS encoding RDD family protein: protein MERTVDVRTGEAVAIRYELAGVGSRFLAVMLDLLAQIAIVAAVVIVLAFFGSSQPTHRLGVADRALRAWEIAIVVAFLFAVFFGWFIIFETWWSGRTPGKRALGLRVVRDGGFPVDLGSVAIRNLVRVIEFSFGFYAISALSALISKENKRLGDFAAGTIVVRERAAAAPDLDAYLDHNAALPATGLRDDDRLLIERFLARRAGLEPTARWRLASRIAAKVRPTLIAPYANLDDEALLEYLVGH from the coding sequence GTGGAGCGCACGGTCGATGTCCGGACGGGAGAAGCCGTCGCCATTCGCTACGAGCTTGCCGGGGTCGGCAGCCGGTTCCTGGCGGTGATGCTCGACCTGCTGGCGCAAATCGCGATCGTCGCCGCGGTCGTGATCGTGCTGGCGTTCTTCGGGAGCTCGCAGCCCACGCACCGGCTCGGCGTGGCCGATCGCGCGCTGCGTGCCTGGGAGATCGCGATCGTCGTCGCGTTCCTGTTCGCGGTGTTCTTCGGCTGGTTCATCATCTTCGAGACCTGGTGGTCGGGGCGCACGCCCGGTAAACGCGCGCTCGGGCTGCGCGTCGTGCGCGACGGCGGCTTCCCGGTCGACCTCGGCAGCGTCGCGATCCGCAACCTGGTGCGGGTGATCGAGTTCAGCTTCGGGTTCTACGCGATCTCGGCGCTCAGCGCGCTGATTTCGAAAGAGAACAAACGGCTGGGCGATTTCGCGGCCGGCACGATCGTCGTGCGCGAACGGGCGGCGGCGGCGCCCGACCTGGACGCCTACCTCGACCACAACGCCGCGCTGCCGGCGACCGGGTTGCGCGACGACGACCGGCTGCTGATCGAGCGCTTTCTCGCCCGTCGGGCCGGGCTCGAACCGACGGCCCGCTGGCGGCTGGCCAGCCGGATCGCGGCCAAGGTCCGCCCGACCCTGATCGCGCCCTACGCCAACCTCGACGACGAGGCGCTGCTCGAGTACTTGGTCGGCCACTAG
- a CDS encoding MerR family transcriptional regulator: protein MPATTPSRPALLSVAEAAARLGLSTRTLRYYEELGFLTPARTPGGHRLYAEADLELIARITRMQQLGFTLATIRKVLRYRSYQDESGRHRLGLDSLREIAAEARSDAQALRDRIAHLRRELDEATREAEALDHDIAYFDRRVAEEESRVGGR, encoded by the coding sequence ATGCCCGCCACCACCCCGTCGCGGCCGGCGCTCCTCTCGGTCGCCGAGGCCGCGGCCCGCCTGGGACTCAGCACCCGCACCCTGCGCTATTACGAAGAGCTCGGCTTCCTCACGCCTGCCCGGACGCCGGGCGGCCACCGGCTGTACGCCGAGGCCGACCTCGAGCTGATCGCGCGGATCACGCGGATGCAGCAGCTGGGCTTCACCCTGGCGACGATCCGCAAGGTGCTGCGCTACCGTTCCTATCAGGACGAGTCGGGCCGCCACCGGCTGGGCCTGGACAGCCTGCGCGAGATCGCCGCCGAGGCGCGCAGCGACGCGCAAGCGCTGCGCGACCGGATCGCGCACCTGCGGCGCGAGCTCGACGAAGCGACCCGCGAGGCCGAGGCGCTCGATCACGACATCGCCTACTTCGACCGCCGCGTCGCCGAGGAAGAATCGCGTGTCGGCGGTCGCTGA
- a CDS encoding DHA2 family efflux MFS transporter permease subunit gives MSAVAERGPALGRAAPEPPLQPPLHLHPDPVRNPWVIIGVIMVGYFLGPLYSSVANVALPNLVAAFGSDIDTMEWVVTGYMLGYSISMPVAGWLADTLGRRRVYLAGLALFAVASILASFAWDANSIIVFRILQAVGGGLVSPTAMAIIMDVVPPAQRGRALGVWGMGMMLAPSFGPTISGWIVDNLDDWRPIFLIGVPLAILGFVLALAKIPHDEDALDKPAPPPFDVPGFSLLSTALAAFLIPLSQADRVGWDDGWIQLSLAVAALAFVGFLWRELRTPAPMMALSLFAERTFALAVGLRAIVGMGYYFAIFLLPLFTQDVLGWTPTLSGLVLMPAGIVMALLMPVAGTLSDKIGSRPFVLAGVVIATAGTFLFARIDVDWSFSRIATDALIRTGALGLLFTPLTTVALSVVPRNRSGQASGILNTVWQVGGSVGIAIGQTYLTAKTALHLSENAGAATLAHPGFVQGLSAMATHVPAHVAQILAAQQVAMMSQVQAYGDTFLFATVVMALGIPAAMLLPGRKRA, from the coding sequence GTGTCGGCGGTCGCTGAGCGCGGCCCGGCACTCGGCCGCGCGGCGCCCGAACCACCGCTGCAGCCGCCGCTGCACCTGCACCCCGACCCGGTGCGCAATCCGTGGGTGATCATCGGCGTGATCATGGTGGGCTACTTCTTGGGCCCGCTGTACTCGTCGGTCGCCAACGTCGCGCTGCCGAACCTGGTCGCCGCGTTCGGCTCCGACATCGACACGATGGAGTGGGTCGTCACCGGCTACATGCTGGGCTACTCGATCTCGATGCCGGTCGCCGGCTGGCTGGCCGACACGCTGGGTCGCCGGCGCGTCTATCTCGCCGGGCTCGCGCTGTTCGCGGTCGCCTCGATCCTCGCGTCGTTCGCGTGGGACGCCAACAGCATCATCGTCTTTCGCATCCTGCAAGCGGTCGGCGGCGGGCTCGTCTCGCCGACGGCGATGGCGATCATCATGGACGTCGTTCCGCCCGCGCAGCGCGGTCGCGCGCTCGGCGTGTGGGGGATGGGGATGATGCTGGCGCCTTCGTTCGGTCCGACCATCAGCGGCTGGATCGTCGACAACCTCGACGACTGGCGGCCGATCTTCTTGATCGGCGTGCCGCTGGCGATCCTGGGCTTCGTGCTGGCGCTGGCGAAGATTCCCCACGACGAGGACGCGCTCGACAAGCCGGCGCCGCCGCCGTTCGACGTCCCCGGCTTCTCGCTGCTGAGCACCGCGCTGGCCGCCTTCCTCATCCCGCTCTCGCAGGCCGATCGCGTCGGTTGGGACGACGGCTGGATCCAGCTCTCGCTGGCGGTCGCGGCGCTCGCGTTCGTCGGCTTCCTGTGGCGCGAGCTGCGCACGCCGGCGCCGATGATGGCGCTCTCGCTGTTCGCCGAGCGCACCTTCGCGCTGGCCGTCGGCTTGCGCGCGATCGTCGGGATGGGCTACTACTTCGCGATCTTCTTGCTGCCGCTGTTCACCCAAGACGTGCTGGGCTGGACGCCGACGCTCTCGGGCCTGGTGCTGATGCCGGCCGGCATCGTGATGGCGCTGCTGATGCCGGTGGCCGGCACGCTGTCCGACAAGATCGGCTCGCGGCCGTTCGTGCTGGCCGGCGTCGTCATCGCGACGGCCGGCACGTTCCTGTTCGCGCGCATCGACGTCGACTGGTCGTTCTCGCGCATCGCGACCGACGCGCTGATCCGCACCGGCGCGCTGGGCCTGCTGTTCACGCCGCTGACGACGGTCGCGCTCTCGGTCGTGCCGCGCAACCGCTCCGGTCAAGCGTCGGGGATCTTGAACACGGTGTGGCAGGTCGGCGGCAGCGTCGGCATCGCGATCGGCCAGACCTATCTGACCGCGAAGACCGCGCTGCACCTCTCGGAGAACGCCGGCGCCGCGACGCTGGCGCATCCCGGCTTCGTCCAGGGGCTCTCCGCGATGGCGACGCACGTGCCCGCGCACGTCGCGCAGATCCTGGCCGCGCAGCAGGTCGCGATGATGTCGCAGGTGCAGGCCTACGGCGATACGTTCCTGTTCGCGACCGTCGTCATGGCGCTCGGCATCCCCGCGGCGATGCTGCTGCCCGGCCGCAAGCGCGCCTGA
- a CDS encoding VOC family protein, with protein sequence MSIPLGSVAHFSIGVADPDASARWWLSLFDLEEYRRSATRVVIGNDAVTIALFSGGEADASALGHLAFRTADADALEAALAALRAAGVDLEDPGHEIGPVGPGSASIGLWFRDPDGYRWELYVPASG encoded by the coding sequence ATGAGCATTCCACTCGGTTCGGTCGCACACTTCAGCATCGGGGTCGCCGACCCCGACGCCAGCGCTCGCTGGTGGCTCTCGCTCTTCGATCTCGAAGAGTATCGCCGTAGCGCGACGCGCGTGGTCATCGGCAACGACGCGGTCACCATCGCGCTGTTCAGCGGCGGCGAAGCGGACGCGAGCGCGCTGGGCCATTTGGCGTTTCGTACCGCCGACGCCGACGCGCTCGAAGCGGCGCTGGCCGCGTTGCGCGCGGCCGGCGTCGACCTCGAGGACCCGGGCCACGAGATCGGACCGGTCGGCCCCGGCTCGGCGAGCATCGGGCTATGGTTCCGCGACCCCGACGGCTACCGCTGGGAGCTGTACGTCCCCGCGTCCGGCTGA
- a CDS encoding M48 family metalloprotease — protein MLRRLSVIALSLAVLCASTPAPALALSTQQEIQIGKEYDKQITDSTVVVTDPLLNQWINDVSNKLWAETARKDVPYSIKILDVNDINAFSTLGGYIYINLGTLDFVQSDDELAGVIGHETGHIERRHVVTSANKATIINILFGIGALFSPLLYRFGQLAEAGILARISRDDENQADQYGLLLMSRAGYDPDAMKSFMAHLGAVEHEGHGALDKYLADHPEVDKRLANLDGDPGLNPQTRTDEQRTAQAIHDFDTARYNIAAMKFTGLLAKHPDDATVRFDLGQSQLALGQTSKGEQNLAAAAQQVSPQAKALADVRIKALRDAEARLDLMHPNLEPLKADLQTARDDEAQAQTAIALRRQQGLDQLKQLTARLQNILFGMPNLASIQPRPGTRLETVIHNLNTMSKSLDEATNKGSMVLSGVGTLERYKQGGLLKDNADMLDELEAPLKLAAPPPQALAVFPDYPRMLGRIGAADADMVRAVDAERAALAKLDVGAGTLDAFVRQLTRTGLMGNGDVRPDDYKQLEPLMSKAVDALNAAAVGASQGAQLYNMARCRQLETRIDMLGLQESPDRYATFQHALDVRFHAPGPSYDQLSAQDLSPADIAAATIVGADTNATGTAILAEATASAKPVVDVANERGMDAQSLEIFLGLVYLDWTDDPAKEALDRT, from the coding sequence ATGTTGCGACGGTTGTCCGTCATCGCACTCAGTCTCGCGGTTCTGTGTGCCAGCACCCCGGCACCCGCGCTCGCACTGTCGACGCAACAAGAAATCCAAATCGGCAAGGAGTACGACAAGCAGATCACCGACTCGACGGTCGTCGTCACCGATCCGCTGCTCAACCAGTGGATCAACGACGTGTCGAACAAGCTGTGGGCGGAGACGGCGCGCAAGGACGTGCCGTACTCGATCAAGATCCTCGACGTCAACGACATCAACGCGTTCTCGACCCTGGGCGGTTACATCTACATCAACCTGGGGACGCTCGACTTCGTCCAGTCGGACGACGAGCTGGCCGGCGTCATCGGTCACGAGACCGGCCACATCGAGCGCCGCCACGTCGTCACCTCGGCCAACAAAGCGACGATCATCAACATCCTGTTCGGGATCGGCGCGCTCTTCTCGCCGCTGCTGTACCGCTTCGGCCAGCTCGCCGAAGCCGGTATCCTGGCGCGCATCTCGCGCGACGACGAGAACCAAGCCGACCAGTACGGGCTCTTGCTGATGTCGCGCGCCGGCTACGACCCCGACGCGATGAAGTCGTTCATGGCACACCTCGGCGCGGTCGAGCACGAAGGGCACGGCGCGCTCGACAAGTACCTGGCCGACCATCCTGAGGTCGACAAGCGGCTGGCCAACCTCGACGGCGACCCGGGCCTCAACCCGCAGACGCGCACCGACGAGCAGCGCACCGCGCAGGCGATCCACGATTTCGACACCGCTCGCTACAACATCGCGGCGATGAAGTTCACCGGGCTGTTGGCCAAGCACCCCGACGACGCGACGGTGCGCTTCGACCTGGGCCAGTCGCAGCTGGCGCTCGGCCAAACCAGCAAGGGGGAGCAGAACCTGGCCGCCGCGGCGCAGCAAGTCTCGCCGCAGGCCAAGGCGCTGGCCGACGTGCGCATCAAGGCACTGCGCGACGCCGAGGCCCGCCTGGACCTGATGCACCCCAACCTCGAACCGCTCAAGGCCGACCTGCAGACCGCGCGCGACGACGAGGCGCAAGCGCAGACCGCCATCGCGCTGCGCCGCCAGCAAGGTCTCGATCAGCTCAAGCAGCTGACCGCGCGGCTCCAGAACATCCTGTTCGGCATGCCGAACCTGGCTTCGATTCAGCCGCGCCCGGGCACGCGGCTCGAGACGGTCATCCACAACCTCAACACGATGTCCAAGTCGCTCGACGAGGCCACCAACAAGGGCTCGATGGTGCTCAGCGGCGTCGGCACGCTCGAGCGCTACAAACAAGGCGGCTTGCTCAAGGACAACGCCGACATGCTCGACGAGCTGGAAGCGCCGCTCAAGCTGGCCGCGCCGCCGCCGCAAGCGCTGGCGGTGTTCCCCGACTATCCGCGCATGCTCGGCCGGATCGGCGCCGCCGACGCCGACATGGTGCGCGCCGTCGACGCCGAGCGCGCGGCGCTGGCCAAGCTCGACGTCGGGGCCGGCACGTTGGACGCGTTCGTCCGCCAGCTCACCCGCACCGGGCTGATGGGCAACGGCGACGTGCGTCCGGACGACTACAAGCAGCTCGAGCCGCTGATGAGCAAAGCCGTCGACGCGCTCAACGCGGCCGCGGTCGGCGCCTCGCAAGGCGCGCAGCTCTACAACATGGCGCGCTGCCGCCAGCTCGAGACGCGCATCGACATGCTCGGCCTGCAAGAGTCGCCGGACCGCTACGCGACCTTCCAGCATGCGCTCGACGTGCGCTTCCACGCCCCGGGCCCGAGCTACGACCAGCTCTCGGCGCAGGATCTCTCGCCGGCCGACATCGCCGCCGCGACGATCGTCGGGGCCGACACCAACGCGACCGGCACCGCCATCCTGGCCGAGGCGACCGCCAGCGCCAAGCCGGTCGTCGACGTCGCCAACGAGCGGGGGATGGACGCGCAGTCGCTGGAGATCTTCCTGGGCCTGGTCTACCTCGATTGGACCGACGACCCGGCCAAGGAGGCATTGGACCGTACGTAA
- a CDS encoding septum site-determining protein MinC → MSSVRGRGRNLEIAVDRALAAAAEELHEHFADRPDFYRGSRAVANLGALEPSADELAAFRDALAGHGVALDGVRGGETVAPVAAELQLAYLGTTDGDVAVLPRHRPAREVRLSDQARSLVADFAGAREDMVRRRRDGGGVHAGGAAVAMAGVAIPPPARMVPVGLSTLYHRGTLRGGQAMHNLGNLVVIGDVNPGAELVASGDIVVFGALRGVAHAGAQGDRNARVIALELEPTQLRIATVIATSSERGKQRGPEHASIVGDRIVVVPFADADLRKESV, encoded by the coding sequence ATGAGCAGCGTGCGCGGACGCGGACGGAACCTGGAGATCGCGGTCGATCGTGCGCTGGCAGCCGCCGCTGAGGAGCTGCACGAGCACTTCGCCGACCGGCCCGACTTCTATCGCGGCAGCCGGGCGGTCGCCAACCTCGGGGCGCTCGAGCCGTCGGCCGACGAGCTGGCCGCCTTCCGGGACGCCCTGGCCGGCCACGGGGTCGCGCTCGACGGCGTGCGCGGCGGCGAGACGGTGGCGCCGGTGGCGGCCGAGCTGCAGCTCGCCTACCTGGGCACGACCGACGGCGACGTGGCGGTCCTGCCCCGCCACCGGCCGGCGCGCGAGGTCCGGCTCTCCGACCAGGCCCGCTCGTTGGTGGCCGACTTCGCCGGCGCCCGCGAGGACATGGTCCGCCGCCGGCGCGACGGCGGCGGCGTCCACGCCGGCGGCGCGGCGGTGGCGATGGCCGGGGTGGCGATCCCGCCGCCGGCGCGAATGGTCCCGGTCGGGCTCTCGACGCTCTACCACCGCGGCACGCTGCGCGGCGGCCAAGCGATGCACAACCTGGGCAACCTGGTCGTCATCGGCGACGTCAACCCGGGCGCCGAGCTGGTCGCCTCGGGCGACATCGTCGTCTTCGGCGCGCTGCGCGGCGTCGCGCACGCGGGCGCCCAGGGCGACCGCAACGCGCGCGTCATCGCGCTCGAGCTCGAGCCGACGCAGCTGCGGATCGCGACCGTCATCGCGACCAGCAGCGAGCGCGGCAAGCAGCGCGGTCCGGAACACGCCTCGATCGTCGGCGACCGCATCGTCGTCGTCCCGTTCGCCGACGCCGATCTACGCAAGGAGTCCGTCTAA
- the minD gene encoding septum site-determining protein MinD, whose translation MAARRIVVTSGKGGVGKTTTTANVGAALAQRGHRVVLVDADIGLRNLDLVLGVEKRIVFDLVEVVEGRCQLRQALIKDKRIENLAILPAAQTRDKTAVSELQFADVVTQLGELCDYVLIDCPAGIEHGFRNAIAGATEAVVVTTPEVSAIRDADRVIGKLRERGLSLRVIVNRIRPEMVRSGDMLSVDDVTDILSAELLGIVPDDAEIIDTTNRGEPVVLNVESRLAAIYTKIARRLEGEVVPFTALNPPGFFERIFGKAG comes from the coding sequence ATGGCAGCACGTCGAATCGTCGTTACGTCCGGGAAGGGTGGCGTTGGCAAGACGACCACCACTGCGAACGTCGGTGCGGCGCTCGCGCAGCGCGGGCATCGGGTGGTGCTGGTCGACGCCGACATCGGGCTGCGCAACCTCGATCTGGTGCTGGGCGTCGAGAAGCGGATCGTCTTCGATCTGGTCGAGGTCGTCGAAGGCCGCTGTCAACTGCGCCAAGCGCTGATCAAGGACAAGCGCATCGAGAACCTGGCCATTCTGCCGGCGGCGCAGACGCGCGACAAGACCGCCGTCAGCGAGCTGCAGTTCGCCGACGTCGTCACGCAGCTGGGCGAGCTGTGCGACTACGTGCTGATCGACTGCCCGGCCGGGATCGAGCACGGCTTCCGCAACGCGATCGCCGGCGCGACCGAAGCCGTCGTCGTCACCACGCCCGAGGTCAGCGCGATCCGCGACGCCGACCGCGTGATCGGCAAGCTGCGCGAGCGCGGGCTCTCGTTGCGGGTGATCGTGAACCGCATCCGGCCCGAGATGGTGCGCAGCGGCGACATGCTCTCGGTCGACGACGTGACCGACATCCTCTCGGCGGAGCTGCTCGGCATCGTCCCCGACGACGCCGAGATCATCGACACGACCAACCGCGGCGAGCCGGTCGTGCTCAACGTCGAGTCGCGCTTGGCCGCCATCTACACCAAGATCGCGCGCCGGCTCGAGGGCGAGGTCGTGCCGTTCACCGCGCTCAACCCGCCGGGGTTCTTCGAGCGCATCTTCGGGAAGGCCGGATAG
- the minD gene encoding septum site-determining protein MinD, which yields MLHDVIPQEAAAPDAPAKPRGRAIVVTSGKGGVGKTTTTANVGAALAAAGASVVLVDADVGLRNLDIVMGLEARVRHHVLDVLENKATLDEALVTDKRVPQLKLLAAAQTREKDDVDTAAFRALIDSLRSRFDYVLIDCPAGIEMGFANAIVGADEAIVVCTPEVSAVRDADRVVGLLGDTRKVHLIVNRLRPELVRKGKMLSVEDVNAILRLPLLGIIADAPDVIVSTNKGEPVALDAASPVGSAYRAIAERISGARTDAPAIPRERSFFDKLFGSR from the coding sequence ATGCTCCACGACGTGATCCCCCAGGAGGCCGCCGCGCCCGACGCGCCGGCCAAGCCGCGCGGTCGCGCGATCGTCGTGACCAGCGGCAAGGGCGGCGTGGGCAAGACGACGACCACGGCCAACGTCGGCGCCGCGCTGGCGGCGGCCGGCGCGTCGGTCGTCCTGGTCGACGCCGACGTCGGGCTGCGCAACCTCGACATCGTCATGGGGCTCGAAGCGCGCGTGCGCCATCACGTCCTCGACGTGCTCGAGAACAAGGCGACGCTGGACGAGGCGCTGGTGACCGACAAGCGCGTCCCGCAGCTCAAGCTGCTGGCGGCCGCGCAGACGCGCGAGAAGGACGACGTCGACACCGCCGCGTTCCGCGCGCTGATCGACTCGCTGCGCTCGCGCTTCGACTACGTGCTGATCGACTGTCCGGCCGGCATCGAGATGGGCTTCGCCAACGCGATCGTCGGCGCCGACGAAGCGATCGTCGTGTGCACGCCGGAGGTCTCGGCGGTGCGCGACGCCGATCGCGTCGTCGGACTGCTCGGCGACACGCGCAAGGTGCACTTGATCGTCAACCGCCTGCGCCCGGAGCTGGTGCGCAAGGGCAAGATGCTCTCGGTCGAGGACGTCAACGCGATCCTGCGGCTGCCGCTGCTGGGCATCATCGCCGACGCGCCCGACGTGATCGTCTCGACCAACAAGGGCGAACCGGTCGCGCTCGACGCCGCCTCGCCGGTCGGCTCCGCCTACCGCGCCATCGCCGAGCGGATCAGCGGCGCGCGCACCGACGCGCCCGCGATCCCGCGCGAGCGCTCGTTCTTCGACAAGCTGTTCGGGAGCCGTTGA
- the minE gene encoding cell division topological specificity factor MinE, translated as MFEFIKKLFGPEPSSVTARERLRLVLLSDHLSLAPDVVESLKGDLIEVISRYCEVDVANCDVTFEQQDKQVAMLANIPILGMRSRQAPRTPEPPPAPAPPPVSSTPAAAQSTAHPAPSPPKAGGAGAGAPRRRRRRKSGGVAPNAAPQAT; from the coding sequence ATGTTCGAGTTCATCAAGAAGCTGTTCGGTCCCGAGCCCTCGAGCGTCACCGCGCGCGAGCGCTTGCGGCTGGTGCTCCTCTCCGACCACCTCTCGCTCGCGCCCGACGTCGTCGAGTCGCTCAAGGGCGACCTGATCGAGGTGATCTCGCGCTACTGCGAGGTCGACGTCGCCAACTGCGACGTCACCTTCGAGCAACAAGACAAACAGGTCGCGATGCTCGCCAACATTCCCATCTTGGGGATGCGCAGCCGCCAGGCACCGCGCACCCCCGAGCCGCCACCCGCCCCGGCGCCGCCGCCGGTGAGCTCGACGCCGGCCGCCGCGCAGTCCACGGCGCACCCGGCGCCGAGCCCGCCGAAAGCCGGCGGCGCCGGGGCGGGCGCGCCGCGCCGCCGCCGTCGGCGCAAGTCCGGCGGCGTCGCGCCCAACGCCGCACCGCAAGCGACATAG
- the rodA gene encoding rod shape-determining protein RodA: MERPWYTRFNWPLAIAPILTTILGIVFIRSATLHDRGAGGEWRNQIVYALIGIALMVGLAFVDYRVWKRWAIPLYFITLALLVFITVKGQSALGAARWIRIGSFQFQPSEPAKVVLAIAIAALLCRGNYRKIQELWLPLLAVAVPAVLILKQPDLGTTLVIGAILTAELYFGLPNLLDFGLFVGGIVAAAAYVLTSAHLLKPFQRARLLVFLDPKLDPQGVGYNLNQSTIAVGSGEWFGKGLFHGTQTQLAFVPENSRDFIFTALGEEWGFAGALLLLALYAVGLGAAVKAVFAAQDRFGMLLAVGLITLLAFHVVVNVGMTIGIMPITGIPLPFMSYGGSALMTDYVAVGILLNIVLQKDALVFGDAPARRA; the protein is encoded by the coding sequence GTGGAACGTCCCTGGTATACGCGGTTCAATTGGCCGCTCGCGATCGCACCGATCCTCACCACGATCCTGGGCATCGTGTTCATTCGCTCGGCGACGCTGCACGATCGCGGCGCGGGCGGCGAGTGGCGCAATCAGATCGTCTACGCGCTGATCGGCATCGCGCTGATGGTCGGCTTGGCGTTCGTCGACTATCGCGTCTGGAAACGCTGGGCGATCCCGCTCTACTTCATCACACTCGCGCTGCTGGTGTTCATCACCGTCAAAGGGCAGTCTGCGCTTGGCGCGGCGCGCTGGATCCGCATCGGCAGCTTCCAGTTCCAGCCCTCCGAGCCGGCCAAGGTTGTGCTGGCGATCGCGATCGCGGCGCTGCTGTGCCGCGGCAACTACCGCAAGATCCAAGAGCTGTGGCTGCCGCTCTTGGCGGTGGCGGTCCCGGCCGTGCTGATCCTCAAGCAGCCGGACCTGGGCACGACGCTGGTGATCGGCGCGATCCTGACGGCCGAGCTGTACTTCGGCCTACCGAACCTGCTCGACTTCGGATTGTTCGTCGGCGGAATCGTCGCCGCGGCGGCCTACGTGCTCACCAGCGCGCACTTGCTCAAGCCGTTCCAGCGCGCGCGCCTGCTGGTGTTCCTCGATCCCAAGCTCGATCCGCAAGGCGTCGGCTACAACCTCAACCAGTCGACGATCGCGGTCGGCAGCGGCGAGTGGTTCGGCAAGGGCCTCTTCCACGGCACGCAGACGCAGCTGGCGTTCGTGCCGGAGAACTCGCGCGACTTCATCTTCACCGCGCTGGGCGAAGAGTGGGGCTTCGCCGGCGCGCTGCTGCTGCTGGCGCTCTACGCGGTCGGCCTGGGTGCCGCGGTGAAGGCCGTCTTCGCCGCGCAGGACCGCTTCGGGATGCTGCTGGCGGTCGGGCTGATCACGCTGCTGGCCTTCCACGTCGTCGTCAACGTCGGCATGACGATCGGGATCATGCCGATCACCGGCATCCCGCTGCCGTTCATGTCCTACGGCGGCAGCGCGCTGATGACCGACTACGTCGCGGTCGGCATCCTGCTCAACATCGTGCTGCAGAAGGACGCCCTGGTCTTCGGGGACGCCCCGGCCCGCCGGGCCTAA